The genomic interval GCGCGCGGTCTCTCCTACTTCCTTCAGAAGGAGGGCCACCGGCTCTTCCACATCGAGCCGGCCAAGGTCGAGCTCGTGGTCCGTACCGCCATCCGCACGCGCAAGGGGGAGCTGCCGGACCCCCACCCCAAGGCTGTCGAGCACTGCCGCCAGGAGATCCGCCGCGAGCTGATCCGCCGCGTCGCCTCCGCCATGCTGCAGACGGGTCTGTGAGCGTCTTCTCCGCCCGGACCGACTTCCCCCGCACCTGGAATCCCCTGGCACGGGCGCTCGCCGGGCGCCGCGCCCTCGGGCTTCCCCTGTTGGATCTCACCGAGACCAACCCCACCCGCGTGGGCCTTCCCGCCCCCGAGCCGGTGCTCCTGGCCTCTCCCGAGGCCCTCGGCTACTCGCCCGAGCCCCAGGGACTCCTGTCCGCCCGCGAAGCCGTGGCCGCGCACCTCGCCACGCGCGGCGCCCGCGTCCTCCCCGAGCACCTCGTCCTCTCCGCGAGCACCAGCGAGTCCTACGGCTGGCTCTTCAAGCTGCTCTGTGAGCCCGGGGACAACGTCCTCGTCCCCTCGCCCTGCTACCCCCTCTTCGAGTACCTCACGCGCCTGGAGGGCGTGGAGACGCGCACCTACCGGCTGCCTCGTGCCCACGGCTTCGGCCTGGATGTGGACGAGGTGGCCGCCGCGCGGGACGCTCGCACCCGCGCCGTGCTCGTGGTGAACCCCGGCAACCCCACCGGCCACTTCCTCCAGGACGGAGAGCTGGCCGCCCTCGGCGCGCTGTGCGCGGAGGCCGGGCTGGCACTCATCTCCGACGAGGTGTTCTCCGACTTCGCCTGGGACTCGGAGCCGGGCCGGGTGCTCACGGTGGCCGGGCGCGAGCTGCCCATGCTCACCTTCTCGCTGTCGGGCCTGTCGAAGGTGGCGGGGCTGCCGGGCCTCAAGCTGGGCTGGACGCACGTGGGCGGGCCCGCCGCCTCGCGCGACGAGGCCCTGGCCCGGTTGGAGCTGGTGGCGGACACGTACCTGCCGGTGAACACGCCCGTGCAACTCGCCCTCCCCGGGCTCCTGGCGCATGCGCCCCGCTTCCAGGCGGCGTTGCTGGCGCGGGTGGGGGAGAACCGACGTCTGTTGCTCGAGGCCCGCCCGAGCGATGCCCGCTGGGACGTGGTGCCCGCGCATGGCGGGTGGAGCTCCGTGCTGCGCATTCCCCTGGAGCCTGGCGAGGAGGCCACGTGTCTGGCCCTGCTGGACGAGGGCGTGGGCGTGCAGCCGGGCTACTTCTACGACTTCACCGGCGGGGCCTTCCTGGTGCTGTCCCTGCTGCCACCGCCGGAGGTCTTCGCCGCCGCGCTGGAGCCGCTCGCCCGCGTGCTGGCCTCGAGCGGCTAGGGGCCGGGCCTACCGCGCCGCGGGGGCTCCCACCGCCGAGCGGGGCACCCTGCCCGTGGCGCCGAGGTTCCCTCCGAGGCCGTAGCACTCGATGCTCATCTGGCGATCCCACGAGGGCTGCTCCTCGATGCGGCTGGCCCTCCGGCGGATCAGCAGCGCGGGCAGCTCCGTCACGAAGAGGCCGTAGTAGCCCGCCGCGTCCTCGCCCATCTCGGCCGGTGAGACGCCCAGCTCCTGCTCCAGCCGTTGCAGCCCGGCGAGGAAGAGGCGCTCGGAGTCATCGTTCGAGGCGCTTCCCCGTGGCACATCCAGGCACAGCTCGACGAGAGAGCGTCCGGACATGTTCCGCGCGAGCTCCTGACGCACCTTGCCGCGGTTCTCCCGCGCATCGAGGACACGCGCCTCCCCGGCGCGCTCCGAAGCTCGTTTTACCAGGGCTGTGCTCATCGGCTCCTCCCCAGGGGTCCCAATCCGGGCCCAACATCGTCATCAGAAAGAGATGCCTGACGCCCTTTCGTGATGCTCCTGACGATGAATGCGGTGTTTCTGCCTCTTTGTCGTACAGGCGTCGGAGCAAGCGTTCGCCAGCTATCGGAAGGAGGGGAGTCCACCCCTCCCTCCAGGTCAGGCCGTGGCCGGAGGGTGTGCCCCCCAGGGCTCCAGGGGCGGAGCCGCCGCCAGCAAGGCCCGGAGCCGGGGGATGTCGATGGGCTTGTCGAGGCAGGGCAGGCCCGTGCTGGCCAGGAAGGCGCGGGACTGCTCCGTGAAGGCGCCTCCCGTCATGAAGATGACCCGCCGGGCCTGATCCGGCGCCAGCCGGACCAGCTCCTCGTAGAACCGGGGGCCGCTCATCTCCGGCATCATCAGATCGCTCAGGATGACGTCGAAGCGCCGGCCCGAGGCCACCTGCGCCAGCGCCTCCGGGCCCTGGACGACGACGAGCACCTCGCACTGGGGGGAGAGCAGCCGCTGGAGGGCCCGGGCCACCACCGCCTCGTCGTCGAGGATCAGCACGCACCGCCGGGGGGCCGTGTCACCGCTGGCCCGTGCGGGCCGCTCGGCCAGGTCGTGCGCCGTCGGCAGGCGGATGTGGAACAGGGTGCCACGTCCCGGTTCGCTCTCCACGCCGAGCTCTCCACCCATCTCGGTGATGAGCCGGCGGCAGATGGCCAGTCCCAGGCCCGTGCCCACTCCCGCCGGCTTGGTGCTGAAGAAGGGCTCGAAGATGCGCTCGCGCAGCTCCGGGGGGATGCCCTTGCCCGTGTCGTGGATCTCCACCCGGACGTGGCTCGTGCCGTCCTGGCGCGTCACCACGCGGATCTCCTGGGTATCATTCTGGCCCTCGGGGATGGCGTCGGCGGCGTTGACGAGCAGGTTGAGGAAGACCTGGCCGAGCGGCGCCTCGCTGCCGAGCACCGGCGCGCGCGCGGCGTAGTCCTTGACGATGCGGGCCCGGTGGAAGACGTGGTTCCAGGCGATCCGCAGCGACGAGTCCAGCACCCGGTGCACGTCCAGCGGGCCGCGCTGCTTGTCGTCCGGCCGGGAGAAGACCTTGATGTCCCGGATGATCTCCCGGATGCGCTCGGCGCACTGCATGCAGTCATCCAGCGCCTGTTGCTGCTCGAGGGCGAGGGGCACCGCGCGGGCCGGCTCCTGGCCCTGCCCGGGGTTGAGCACGTAGTTCAGGTTGGCCATGAGCGAGGCGAGCGGGTTGTTGATCTCATGCGCCACGCTGGCGGCGAGCAGCCCCAGGGAGGCCAGCCGGTCCGACAGCAGCAACTGCTCCTGCATCTTCCGGCGCTCGGCGCGCACCGCGGCTTCCCTCAGCTCGCGGGCCACGGCGGGCCCCAGCCGGCCCAACCGGTCCTTGAGCAGGAAGTCGTGGACGCCCGCCCGCATCGCCGCCACCGCCGTGTCCTCGCCCATCTGCCCGGAGACGATGAGGAAGGGCACGTCCAGTCCCCGCTGCTGCACCACGGCGAAGGCGGCCAGCGCGTCGAAGCGAGGCAGCGCGTAGTCCGCGATGATGGCGTCCCAGGGCCCCGCGTCGAGCGCTCGTGTCAGTGCCTCGGCCGTCTCCACCCGGGCATGCGTCACCTCATAGCCGCCGCGTCGCAGCTCGCGCAGCACCATCAGGGCATCGTCCTCGAAGTCCTCGATGAGCAGCAGACGCAGGGGTGTGGCCATCATGCACTCCTTCTCGGGGTGGGAAGCTCGTTGAGGACGAGCCAGTACATGCCCAGCTGCCGCACCGCCTCGAAGAAGGCGGTGACGTCCACCGGCTTGTGGACGAAGCTGTTGACGCCCAGCTGGTAGCTCTCCACCAGATCCCTCTCCTCCTTGGACGAGGTGAGGACGACCACCGGCAGGGTCCGGGTCTGCTCGTGCGTGCGGATGCGCCGCAGCACCTCCAGCCCGTCGAGGCGGGGCAGGTGCAGGTCCAACAGCACCACCTGGGGCCGGATGTCCGGATTCCTCCCCGCGTGCTTGCCCTGGATGAAGAGGTAGTCGATGGCCTCGGCCCCGTCGCGCACGACGACCACCGGGTTGTGGATGTTGCTCTTGCGGAAGGCCCGCAGGGTCATCAGCTCGTCATCGGCATTGTCCTCGACGAGGAGGATGACACGCTGGCTCGCTTCGTACATGGACGTGGCTCCTCAGGTTCCTTCGTGGAGGGTGAAGTAGAAGGTGGCACCCTGGCCGACCCGGCCCTCGCCCCAGACGCGGCCTCCATGGCGCACGATGATGCGCTGCACGGTGGCCAGTCCGACGCCGGTGCCCTCGAACTCCTGTTGCGTGTGCAGGCGCTGGAAGACGCCGAAGAGCTTCTTCTGGTACTCCATGTCGAAGCCCGCCCCGTTGTCCCGGACGAAGTAGACCCGTCTCGCGCCACCTTCGGTTGGAAGCGTTCCCAGCGCTATCTCCGCCTCCGGCCGCTCGCGGGTGAACTTCCAGGCGTTGCCCAGCAGGTTCTCCAGCACCGAGCGCAGTAGCTGCGCGTCCCCCCGGTCCACCAGTCCGTCCTGGATGTGGAAGCGCACGGTGCGCTGGGGCTGCCAGCGCTGGAGCTGCTCGGAGATGTTTCGCGCGAGGGCGGACAGGTTGACCTCCGCCTCCACGAACTCGGTGCGGTTGACGCGCGAGAGGGCGAGGATGCCGTCGATGAGCTCGGCCATGCGCTGCGAGGAGGCGCGGATGCGCTGCAGGTAGTCCAGGCCGGTGGTGTCGAGC from Archangium lipolyticum carries:
- a CDS encoding ATP-binding protein, which translates into the protein MMATPLRLLLIEDFEDDALMVLRELRRGGYEVTHARVETAEALTRALDAGPWDAIIADYALPRFDALAAFAVVQQRGLDVPFLIVSGQMGEDTAVAAMRAGVHDFLLKDRLGRLGPAVARELREAAVRAERRKMQEQLLLSDRLASLGLLAASVAHEINNPLASLMANLNYVLNPGQGQEPARAVPLALEQQQALDDCMQCAERIREIIRDIKVFSRPDDKQRGPLDVHRVLDSSLRIAWNHVFHRARIVKDYAARAPVLGSEAPLGQVFLNLLVNAADAIPEGQNDTQEIRVVTRQDGTSHVRVEIHDTGKGIPPELRERIFEPFFSTKPAGVGTGLGLAICRRLITEMGGELGVESEPGRGTLFHIRLPTAHDLAERPARASGDTAPRRCVLILDDEAVVARALQRLLSPQCEVLVVVQGPEALAQVASGRRFDVILSDLMMPEMSGPRFYEELVRLAPDQARRVIFMTGGAFTEQSRAFLASTGLPCLDKPIDIPRLRALLAAAPPLEPWGAHPPATA
- a CDS encoding response regulator, which encodes MYEASQRVILLVEDNADDELMTLRAFRKSNIHNPVVVVRDGAEAIDYLFIQGKHAGRNPDIRPQVVLLDLHLPRLDGLEVLRRIRTHEQTRTLPVVVLTSSKEERDLVESYQLGVNSFVHKPVDVTAFFEAVRQLGMYWLVLNELPTPRRSA
- a CDS encoding pyridoxal phosphate-dependent aminotransferase: MSVFSARTDFPRTWNPLARALAGRRALGLPLLDLTETNPTRVGLPAPEPVLLASPEALGYSPEPQGLLSAREAVAAHLATRGARVLPEHLVLSASTSESYGWLFKLLCEPGDNVLVPSPCYPLFEYLTRLEGVETRTYRLPRAHGFGLDVDEVAAARDARTRAVLVVNPGNPTGHFLQDGELAALGALCAEAGLALISDEVFSDFAWDSEPGRVLTVAGRELPMLTFSLSGLSKVAGLPGLKLGWTHVGGPAASRDEALARLELVADTYLPVNTPVQLALPGLLAHAPRFQAALLARVGENRRLLLEARPSDARWDVVPAHGGWSSVLRIPLEPGEEATCLALLDEGVGVQPGYFYDFTGGAFLVLSLLPPPEVFAAALEPLARVLASSG
- a CDS encoding citrate lyase holo-[acyl-carrier protein] synthase encodes the protein MSTALVKRASERAGEARVLDARENRGKVRQELARNMSGRSLVELCLDVPRGSASNDDSERLFLAGLQRLEQELGVSPAEMGEDAAGYYGLFVTELPALLIRRRASRIEEQPSWDRQMSIECYGLGGNLGATGRVPRSAVGAPAAR